The sequence below is a genomic window from Plodia interpunctella isolate USDA-ARS_2022_Savannah chromosome 5, ilPloInte3.2, whole genome shotgun sequence.
ttatagacAGTCTATTCTATAGGCTTAAACACAGCCAgattatttgtaataagtcGGCGCATGCTCACGAGGTTTCGAAGTAGGTAATACTTTCAAATACTATGTACCTAACATAGCGGATGGAATAGATAATTGGTTATGGCCAATTAATAAACTACGTtgtaatataggtaggtacctactttgttaattaaaaagtaccgTGCTTCAATTGTATggttaattaacaaatagaacttatataagtattataatcgAAAGTAGGTGACCTACTATAGACACTATAACTAGTTCATATTTACCTATGTACCAGTGAATGAGAAAACGTAATTCGTTAGTACAAATGCAATTTGGGTAAGTACGTAAGTTTTGTCTCCTCAAGCCATCCATATCCAACCACAATTTTATGTATCttaaaaatactgtgattAATAGCCATCccgaatttattaatattataatatatacatgttATGGAACGACGGTTGAGAGAGTTTTCCCACGCGTAGGTACCTTAATCTTGTATCCTAACTAAGTAAACGCTTTTCATAAAAGCGTGAGTTTCCGCATGTCGccaaaatatttcacattatAAAAGGTAGAAATCTATGGTGATCTTGGACTGTTTGATTTATCCGTTACTAGCAAATCGGCTTCGCACGGATGTAAAATTATGCATATAACCTTTCTCTTTGATCACTCTATCAAAAaacctgcatcaaaatccgttgagCACTTTTAAAGATGCAAGCTAAAGACAGACAGCGAgaagcgactttattttatactatgaaaTCGTAATTTAAAACCAACtgttgagtttgtataattcataagtatttttcaaCGGTGCAGTATGATTATGATCGTTTATGAAACGTTTCATGGATGTTTGGGTTTTGTATCTTATCCTAATTAATGATCCTTTACCATTGAAGGAACAACGGATACTTTTATTGTACGTTCGAAATTGAAGAGAACTAAAGGAACcactaacattatttattctcAGTAGTTCCCCTAAAAATTCCaacaaatttttgataaaaacaaataagttgAAAAATCTGTTGAGAATTCAAAGCGGGGATTAAAAGGTCGTTAAAATAACACGTTTAAGTTATAAACGTGTGAATAGATATTTGTGAATTTGCTGCCTTGGTAGTACATAAAAAGCATTGTATACCGAAATTTACCCAAGACAGGAGCATATTCCCAAAGCGACGCTATACTTAGATACAGCAAAGTGCGAAGCGAGGTCGAGCGCTATTGACACAAACTATATCTCGAATTTATAGAGGTGATAGCGAGTGTAACCATTTGTAAATACACACCAATAATACGTAACAAGGTATttgcaaatattaaattaaaaacaatgataAAGGCTTAAAGTCAcctgttttgaaaatattgatgtGCATGACatgcataaatttaaattttcagttaaattcaattaaaatctttacatataataaaactgtaagtgggctatgtctgtacataagatatttaagtaaaataattataagggGTCTTTATAATAGaaggcaaaatatttttttaagaatgttTGTCCGTCTATACTTTTGTTCGGTTTTcaatccaataaaaaaaaaccttaaaattttaccaaACTAAACGAATATGATTTAGATTGTCCtacttaaatctaaaatacattttggagAATCTTTTTATTGAAAGGCAGTGTCGTTAACCCTAGATTAGGCAAATTTTCGCCCTGAGACCAAATCAAATAGAATTTGGTTGGGGAGGAGGGCGGCGCGTTGGGCGGTAGCGTGAAATGAATCTGTAATTGATGAATACAGACCCAGGTGGGGCATAGTGACGATGGTGAATCGGTGACGAATGCGTTCCATGCTTTAGGCTCACTTTCATGCGATTTACATAATTGAATGCTTGCTTGCCCTGTGACTTGAGTAGGTAGAcaatatgtgaaaatatttcaaatagacTTGAACAAGCATAATTTATTCTGCTTATAAAGATCTAAATAATGAAGAAGACAATAATTCATCAATTGCAGTTTTACATTGTGTTGTGTAGAAGGAGGGCCAAGACAAGACAATATCCCGCCGCGTGACCGCACCGCGCGCAATCGTCGCAATCACGGCTCTGTGCTGTGCAGATGGCCGTTAGAAAGCGGGGagaaatatctttatttattttatcgatgTCATGTCTTTACACGTTGCAGCAAATCGATGGTACTTAGTTAGGTACTTTCAGTGATATGACAATTAATACACAGTTTAGGTATAATAAGAATTTGCCCGCTTGTTTTTGTGTTGAAAATTCAATCGAATCTCCTATCAAACTTTAAGTGCAAAAAACACGTTTGAAAATAATCGtgacaaaaactaaataatactaGAAAAtagtctaataaataaaatatcgtacCATGGTCAgaataatatagaatttataaaatatcaagttgacctataatttcaaaattttaataataaattttaatatttggtaGGCTGAAGACGTTGATGACTGTATGGGAATAAACGAAGTCAAAcagttatatacatacattttcagaGTTTCAAAACGATAGATCCGGTTTGTTACAGTAAGATTTATGTTTTCAGTGGACGTTAAAAATGGCGCGCGCCATTGTCCGCGCGATATGTTTATCTTCACCTTACATACATATGTTACACAATCACGAAATGTTTCCGGAAAATATTTTGCAGTGGGATTTTCTTTGCATGAATATGTAACGTGTCTGCCACAGATACATTATGTTTTGGCTTGTTGGTTTTTAGGTAATTTTTCAATGTCGCCAATTTTctccttttttaaaataacgacTATTTCCTTCAAACTTGGTAGATTTCTGATATACTTGTTTAGTTGAGTTTAAATCATACATATgacatatttcattattttcagtgTATCAGTTCAAAAGCGGACATAGGTGAGTCTAAATTTGTTTGTAGTGTGATAGTGAGCAATGCAATTAGATGCCACTGATATGAGATGCAGCTTCTAGTGCTATTTGGATTGGGAGCGTGTGACAAATATTAGTGAATTAGTCTTAATGTCTAGCCACACTAAAATACACACTGTGTGTTCACTCTTAAATTGAACtttaatagatattaaaaattcacagcacacatataaatatagttttattattgtaagtaaCCAGAAACTCaccacataaaatataatagtgaGTTATAGATTTGAATCCGTAGGGTAATTAAAGAATTAAGTAGATACCCAGGTACATAGGCAGTTATCAGATATACAATAGGTACAGTGTACAATACATAGGTATTGTTTACATAGGTAAAGAATAGGTGGACTTAATGCCAAAAGCTAGCTAGCCATAGGTCACATTACCTATAAATAATGCAAATGGGcgcaaaaataaacttaaaatataaataagtacctacaaatttctcatatacaaaaaatgtataattttctttgaaatctCATGATCTAAGAGTTATTGACAACAATGCcctgcggcttcgctcccCTGAGAAATCcaggatttttttcaaataatatgtcACATTATGTAGTTCCAAAGATTAGaacgttaaaatattttcatattttgtagaCGATTTGCGGAAACAAAGgctgtaaataatttactaaacaACCTTACGCTTGTGCGGCTGTCGTGTCTGTATGTTGTTGTTAGCTTTGCATCAGATTAATTGCATGCATAGTTAATAGAGCAATTGCCCTGAATACTAGCGCCGCGCTAGCAAAGGAAGGCAGTGATTAGGCGCTATCAGGGATTCAATTAGACCTATGCAACGATTCACtagaaatttacattacagaATTCTGTTAAGTTCCAGAGATTGGCTAGTTTAAAcacaaattaagtaaaaataacctattttaatatttattagcgCCTATTAGATGTGGCCGACTATAATATGTGTAGCTATTTCTTATCTCAAATTAATTAGTCTTTCCACTCGTAATGGAGAAAAGAGAAATAaactaagtaagtaggtacctaagtacctatgtcCTGAAAAAAGGACTTGCTAAATCGAACACAGGGCATCAGTAAGTGGTGGACTGTAGCTGTAGTACCTACGCTTGCAAATACAACATGAACTTTACTGATCaacactaaaatataaattaagctATCTAAATTCCTTCACAAATTCACTTCTCGAGGGTTACACGAGGCTCCGAGTCTGCAACTAACAACTACAACTTTCAGCCCCCATTGTATTTCATTCAGTTAATTACCTAATTACCTACATTAGACACAGCTGTAGAGTTCTACGATTGCAGATGTGCTATTTATACATTGTAACGGGTTAAAATGTTGTCAATTCCCACGTCAATATCGAGTGGAAGTCCCCACGCGCTTCGACTTCAAATCCTATACATTTTCTAACAAGAGAAAGAACAAATGCACTAAAGTTGTGGTCTTGACACTTTCTTGGATACCTAATAAAAGAGACACAAAAGTAGTTTGTTTTAAGTGCTATAGCCAGTACTGTACTTAGCTTAGTACTGTTTATCAAAGTTCAGTTGGTTCAGCGACTGTTTGAAGATCGCATTGTGTTGTGATCTAGGTACTCTACTGAGGCGATAAAAATGATtaagttttgaataaataaataaataaatgcatttatttctcttcacataattttgaagtaaaaGAATGCAAGCTCGTATCATACCTAGTCAGTAGAAAGGGTGAAAGACATGATTGTAGGTAGTAGCAGGTTGTACACCCAGAAACGGTTCAGGAAACACGGACAAATTTGCTTATACCTCTGTATTAAGATAAAAGCTTCTTactggtaaaataattttagaaatcggTTGGTCCGAATATTACTGCCTCTACACACaaactataatattgttttagattTGATGTCAACCATTTAAATTCTATACGGAACTTAGCAGCCGATCAGAATGATTAACCGAGATCAAACACACATCCCCAATCACTATAGCACATCTAGTTAATAGGGTATACCAGTAGCGGGCCGTGCTCAATGTTCCATGCCAGTGGGCCTCAGCACTCGCGGCGGGAGACTGGGGCTGATGACTGAAAGCAATGCcttatccatttatttatagcttatTGGATTAGATTCAAGTACTAAGAGCATCAGTACAGACGTATCCACCCGGAGATTCGTAATTTAGTTAAAGTGACGAGTATTTATAATCGGATGAATGGTTTTTGTGGAATACTTGTGTTTAGTTATGTACGAGTAACAGTGGTTTTTAAAGTGTGTAAATATGACATTATTCCTATGTAGTCAAATGAACGAATgagtttgaatttttaatttactccCTCTTAGCCAGGACATAAATGACAAGCTGAGCTGTTCAATGTTCTACAAATAATAGTGTaaattacttactttaaatatataatatattgaatataagGAAATAGAAAAAGAGTGTAAAAAggtaaaacttaaaacatttattagcTTAATAACAGATACTTTAATTGGAGATTTCTCTCACAGGGATCAATCTCTCTGCAGGTAACAGTTTGACCACACAATCCGTACAGTAGTCAGTCCCAGCATTGTCTGTCCACCTTGCGCCAAGAAACCCAGACTTCTGACAGCCCACACACATTGTTTTAGTCTGATATACAGGTGCAGTCTCATCTAATATCCTCTGCTCCTTTGCTAATTTTAGCAACcctaatttgaatttaatactatttttgttGTCATTAGGTGCATAACTTTCTTGAGTATCATTACTGTCTAAATCTTCCATTTTAACTGGAACATGCAATTGAGGAAAGAATGTAGActtcttgtaaaatattgacttatttttatctctaGTCACACGTTTTGGTGCTCTACCAGGGATTGGTAAGCCAGCTTTAGCCAATTTAGCAAAATACTTCTGAATCCTACACATGACTTGAATTGGTGTTCGAGTTCCTAAATCTCTTGCTATTTTCTTATATCTCCGTGCCTCAATGGGTTCTTCTGGGTAAATCTCTAGAAGTTCTTCTAATCTCTTTTGTTCCTCACATGACCATAATTGGTTGAATGTCTCAGGTTTACTGTCAGTAAACTTCCTGCCTCTCACCTTTATGGTGTCTAATTCATCAGGGTTGGGCTTCGTATCCATAATTCCATCACTGTCAAACATTGACGGATCAATACCATATTGATTCCAATCTATATTAGGCATATCAGCCAATGTTGGTCGAGGTGGAAACCTAGCCTTACCTGATTTTAAATcttcaacaaattttaatggGTCTGCTAGGGCTTTGCTCTCAGCCTCCGCGAGCTGCTCAATGTCTTTCAATGCATTCACTTTCTGTGCCTCTAGTTTGACAATGTACTTAAGTAGTTCACAGTAATCTTTGTTGCCTCGCAGCACAAGGTGGTCAGTCTCAAATGCAAATTCCCCATCAGATTCTATGTTTTCAGACTCTGTTATATCTAAATTCTCCATAttaaattctgaaaataatataatacatattaatatcattatgAAATGAAGAtgtattaattactattaaaaatagatattatattgaaataataatttaaaatcacttAATATGTCGTCCAGTGTAAAATTACCAAGTAGTCCTAAAAGACTGAGTATAAAAATCAAGAACAAACTAAATAATGTTCATCACAAGAAATGTAAGCCCGAGCACAGGAGCAGTTCACTTGAGGGATGGACTGGACGGTAAGTACCtacgtattaaaaatacattcaatCAAGATGTTCTTCATAAAGACCCTACTATATAATCCTCATCAACACAACTGTATATAAAGGTATAAACTCACCAAAATTGTTACaagtgtaaaatgtattacatCCAGTCGACTAATTTCATTTAGTTCTTGTATCATCAAATAAATGTGACTATTTTATTGGTTTCCAAGCGATTTTAATGTTAGTTCCTGTTCCTATTTTTGGTCGTCCAATTCGTCCATCCATCGTTATTATCCtagtatttcttatttattaacattgaCAATCACAGTCAGTACAGTGAAGTGACAGTCTAGACAGAGACAGATACAAACGGCACAGAAAATATGGATGCACGACACGACCGGAACTTCatttagcgccatctacttctGTTGGTATATAACTTTAcctaaacatatttattaacttaaagTACCAACAGATGGCGCTATCACAACTCTTAGtttagtaaatacttattggtacacacacacaaactttttgttttgattttttccgACAGATGGCAGGCAATTTTAAGAGCTATTTTGTACCGGATATAAACATTATCGCGATATAGTTTGGCGAACTTGTACTATTTTGTACCGGATATAAACATTATCGCGATATAGTTTGGCGAACTTGAGCACATTCGACTTACattgttgaatttttattgcgataaataatagaaatagaaataaatttataacatactaatatacatcatataaaatataataaatatcataataaaagctctcaaacaaactatactatatttctgCATCTGTTGAGTGCCGAAATTGTACGTAGATAACCGGCATTAGATGACatgccggctatacactaCTAACTAGGATTTACactatccttacatattataaaacagtccTTTGCCGCGCTGCTCTGTCtgtccgcgataaactcaaaaactactgcacgcattttcatgcggttttcaccaatagatagtgtggtttctgaggaaggtttaggtgtataatttattaggtttttacGCGAGCgtagccgggacgggccgctagttatataatatatctatctattgctggctactggaagtattatataatctgtgctgTCGCTAAACTCGGACAGATCCCGAGGCGAATGAACGT
It includes:
- the Atac1 gene encoding ZZ-type zinc finger-containing protein 3, whose translation is MENLDITESENIESDGEFAFETDHLVLRGNKDYCELLKYIVKLEAQKVNALKDIEQLAEAESKALADPLKFVEDLKSGKARFPPRPTLADMPNIDWNQYGIDPSMFDSDGIMDTKPNPDELDTIKVRGRKFTDSKPETFNQLWSCEEQKRLEELLEIYPEEPIEARRYKKIARDLGTRTPIQVMCRIQKYFAKLAKAGLPIPGRAPKRVTRDKNKSIFYKKSTFFPQLHVPVKMEDLDSNDTQESYAPNDNKNSIKFKLGLLKLAKEQRILDETAPVYQTKTMCVGCQKSGFLGARWTDNAGTDYCTDCVVKLLPAERLIPVREISN